Proteins from one Pseudomonas sp. KBS0710 genomic window:
- the cysK gene encoding cysteine synthase A, translating to MSRIFADNAHSIGNTPLVQINRIAPRGVTILAKIEGRNPGYSVKCRIGANMIWDAESTGKLKPGMTIVEPTSGNTGIGLAFVAAARGYKLLLTMPASMSIERRKVLKALGAELVLTEPAKGMKGAIDKAGEIVASDPATYFMPAQFENPANPAIHEKTTGPEIWNDTDGAVDVLVAGVGTGGTITGVSRYIKNIAGKPILSVAVEPMVSPVITQALAGEEIKPSPHKIQGIGAGFVPKNLDLSMVDRVELVTDDESKAMALRLMQEEGILCGISCGAAMAVAVRLAEKPEMQGKTIVVILPDSGERYLSSMLFSDLFTEQETQA from the coding sequence GCCAAGATCGAGGGGCGTAACCCGGGCTATTCGGTGAAGTGTCGCATTGGCGCCAACATGATCTGGGACGCCGAAAGCACTGGCAAACTCAAGCCGGGCATGACCATTGTCGAACCGACTTCCGGCAACACCGGCATCGGCCTGGCGTTTGTCGCCGCCGCGCGTGGCTACAAGCTGCTGCTGACCATGCCGGCGTCCATGAGCATCGAGCGGCGCAAAGTGCTCAAGGCGCTCGGCGCCGAACTGGTGCTGACCGAGCCGGCCAAGGGCATGAAGGGCGCTATCGACAAGGCCGGTGAAATCGTCGCCAGCGACCCGGCCACCTACTTTATGCCGGCCCAATTCGAAAACCCGGCCAACCCGGCGATCCACGAGAAAACCACCGGCCCGGAAATCTGGAACGACACCGATGGCGCCGTGGACGTGCTGGTGGCGGGCGTGGGCACTGGCGGCACCATTACCGGCGTTTCGCGCTATATCAAGAACATTGCCGGCAAGCCGATTCTGTCGGTGGCGGTTGAGCCGATGGTATCGCCGGTGATCACCCAGGCGCTGGCCGGTGAAGAGATCAAGCCGAGCCCGCATAAAATCCAGGGCATCGGCGCCGGGTTTGTGCCGAAGAACCTCGACCTGTCGATGGTTGACCGCGTGGAACTGGTGACCGACGACGAATCCAAGGCCATGGCCCTGCGCCTGATGCAGGAAGAGGGGATTTTGTGCGGTATCTCGTGCGGCGCCGCCATGGCCGTGGCCGTGCGTCTGGCCGAGAAGCCGGAAATGCAGGGCAAGACTATCGTGGTGATCCTGCCGGACTCCGGCGAGCGTTACCTGTCGAGCATGCTGTTCAGCGATCTGTTTACCGAGCAAGAAACCCAGGCGTGA